Proteins from a genomic interval of Oceanispirochaeta crateris:
- a CDS encoding amidohydrolase produces MKRTIIKNASAIVSCDSKDRVYKDCDILIQGPEIMEIGKGLADPDAEIISAQGKFIYPGLVNTHHHFFQTFARNLMAVDYPNITVIQWLDEIYEIFKMIDSDAIYYSSLAAMTDLIKHGCTTAFDHQYCFPNTTDKKLVDRQMEAASLLGIRFHAGRGANTLPREKGSTIPSSMLETTDEFLSDCERLIDLYHNPAPFSMSQIVIAPCQPVNCYKETFIESAALGRDKSVLLHTHLGEGENELMVQRWGKRTLDWCEEIGFIGEDVWYAHGWELLPQEYKTMADSKTGLSHCPAPATLGGFPIIDIPGMRRAGMKLSLGCDGSATNDSSNLLDSLRMAYLMQCFHSKERGGSPSPYQMLKMASIEGAKMMGRNDFGSLAEGKAADLFMVDVSRLEMAGTTHDPANLLARAGVTGEVYLTMINGKVVFKEGELTGIDEKHLFNAAEKACNSSIRDRCAVYGKNIL; encoded by the coding sequence ATGAAACGTACAATCATCAAAAATGCATCAGCCATTGTCAGCTGTGATTCCAAAGACCGTGTGTATAAAGACTGTGATATTCTCATTCAGGGACCGGAAATTATGGAAATTGGAAAAGGATTGGCAGATCCCGATGCCGAAATCATATCCGCTCAGGGTAAATTCATATACCCGGGTCTTGTGAATACTCACCACCATTTTTTCCAGACATTTGCCCGGAACCTGATGGCTGTGGACTATCCCAATATCACGGTCATCCAATGGCTGGATGAGATTTACGAAATATTTAAAATGATAGATTCTGACGCAATCTACTACTCCTCACTTGCGGCCATGACAGATCTGATAAAGCATGGCTGTACAACAGCCTTTGACCACCAGTACTGTTTTCCAAATACAACAGACAAGAAACTAGTTGACCGTCAGATGGAAGCGGCGTCCCTTCTGGGCATCCGTTTTCACGCTGGTCGGGGAGCCAATACTCTCCCCAGAGAAAAGGGCAGCACTATACCATCCTCAATGCTTGAAACCACAGATGAATTTCTTTCTGACTGTGAGAGGCTGATTGATCTGTATCATAATCCTGCTCCCTTCAGCATGAGCCAGATTGTGATAGCCCCCTGCCAGCCGGTGAACTGCTACAAAGAGACTTTTATTGAGTCCGCCGCCCTGGGCAGAGACAAGTCTGTACTCCTTCACACCCATCTGGGAGAAGGAGAAAATGAACTAATGGTTCAGAGATGGGGAAAAAGGACTTTGGATTGGTGTGAAGAGATTGGATTTATCGGAGAAGATGTCTGGTATGCACACGGATGGGAACTTCTTCCCCAAGAGTATAAGACAATGGCTGACAGTAAAACAGGCCTGTCACACTGCCCTGCTCCGGCAACACTGGGAGGATTTCCCATCATTGACATTCCTGGAATGCGGAGAGCCGGAATGAAATTGAGTCTGGGTTGTGATGGCTCTGCCACAAACGACAGTTCCAACCTTCTAGACAGCCTGCGGATGGCCTATCTGATGCAGTGTTTTCACAGTAAAGAGCGGGGCGGTAGCCCTTCCCCTTACCAGATGCTTAAAATGGCTAGTATTGAGGGAGCAAAAATGATGGGAAGAAACGACTTTGGCAGTCTGGCAGAAGGGAAGGCCGCAGACCTCTTCATGGTAGATGTCTCCCGCCTGGAAATGGCCGGAACAACCCATGATCCGGCAAACCTCCTAGCCAGGGCGGGTGTGACCGGAGAAGTCTATCTCACAATGATTAACGGGAAAGTGGTTTTCAAAGAGGGTGAACTCACCGGAATAGACGAAAAACATCTTTTCAATGCAGCAGAAAAAGCATGTAACAGCTCTATCCGGGACCGATGTGCAGTCTATGGGAAAAACATACTATAA
- a CDS encoding DUF1538 domain-containing protein, translating to MVKGYKKEKAASRPVIKMPPRAAFSMISNYIGRKISEQARALAFIVAYLLVFQLLVVRSPEAFSLQNLLGIIMVVLGLAFFMEGLALGLMPLGEYVGLKLPVKVRLYQIIFFGLIVGFISTLAEPAISTLRSAGRGVTPWENPLLYSLLGIYQEGFIASVGGGVALAVALSLYRYHKGISLKPFILISVPILLALTLLFSLNPQLRAVIGLAWDTGAVTTGPVTVPLVLALGIGVSRASGDRQGSTGGFGSIAMASLLPILGVMIFSLALFFTLPSEMEEAEFFSIENRTDAVKMLEGEKALESFAFEKGTQEARAAFYGNEEEYIAALKELSDGDKNQILSEMSPDIWWALRASESEKKVLGISTENIVPDAVQIPTTISEVIKNETTMAIRAIIPLIGILLAVVLLILREYPRHIDEFILGIVITILGMILLTTGLRYGLVPLGDTVGQQLPRVYEAQENEKIIEIPNFDLSLIQKAVDTDGNKSEIFAFMNASGEIQHVPFISRQYNKQSGVYTHVRRTPILFTGRMTKMGMIFVLLFAFGLGYGSTLAEPALNALGKNVEEITVGTVSKTGVIRAVSIGVGLGLMIGVLRIIYNIPMAWLLIPAYLLLILLTIFSSKEFTGIAWDSGGVTTGPITVPLVLSLGLGIGGAMGKADGFGILALASVFPILSVQIYGFMLSLKRNKSMAAVEQESTNESK from the coding sequence ATGGTAAAAGGGTATAAAAAAGAAAAAGCTGCGTCACGACCTGTCATTAAAATGCCTCCCCGGGCGGCATTTTCAATGATCAGCAACTATATTGGTAGAAAGATATCCGAGCAAGCCAGAGCTTTGGCTTTTATAGTGGCGTATCTCCTTGTATTTCAACTCCTGGTTGTCAGATCACCCGAAGCATTCAGTCTCCAGAATCTCCTCGGGATAATCATGGTAGTATTGGGACTCGCCTTCTTTATGGAGGGCCTCGCTCTCGGGCTTATGCCCCTGGGTGAATATGTGGGACTCAAGCTTCCTGTCAAAGTCAGACTCTATCAGATAATATTCTTCGGCCTCATCGTGGGATTTATATCAACTCTGGCAGAACCGGCAATAAGCACCTTGCGTTCTGCAGGGCGCGGAGTCACTCCTTGGGAAAATCCATTGCTCTATTCTCTTCTTGGCATTTATCAGGAAGGATTCATAGCTTCCGTGGGAGGAGGAGTCGCTCTGGCAGTTGCTCTCAGCCTGTACAGGTATCATAAGGGCATATCCCTAAAACCTTTCATTTTAATATCCGTGCCGATCCTTCTGGCACTAACACTTCTATTTTCACTCAACCCTCAGCTTCGTGCTGTTATAGGCCTGGCCTGGGACACTGGAGCGGTCACTACAGGACCTGTCACAGTACCTCTTGTCCTGGCCCTGGGTATCGGAGTATCCAGAGCCTCAGGGGATAGGCAGGGATCTACCGGAGGCTTTGGAAGTATTGCGATGGCTTCACTCCTTCCAATTTTGGGAGTCATGATCTTCTCATTAGCTCTTTTTTTTACATTGCCTTCAGAAATGGAGGAAGCAGAGTTTTTCTCAATAGAGAACAGAACAGATGCTGTTAAGATGCTAGAGGGAGAGAAGGCCCTTGAATCCTTTGCCTTTGAGAAGGGAACCCAGGAAGCCAGGGCCGCTTTCTACGGGAATGAAGAGGAGTATATAGCCGCCCTCAAAGAGCTATCCGATGGCGATAAAAACCAGATTCTCTCTGAAATGAGTCCGGACATATGGTGGGCATTACGGGCGTCTGAGAGTGAAAAAAAGGTCTTAGGAATAAGCACGGAAAATATAGTCCCCGATGCAGTACAGATACCAACCACTATATCCGAAGTTATTAAAAATGAGACAACCATGGCTATACGAGCCATCATTCCTCTAATAGGGATACTTTTGGCAGTAGTTCTGCTGATTCTCAGAGAGTATCCCCGCCACATCGACGAATTTATCCTTGGTATAGTCATCACAATACTGGGTATGATTCTACTGACAACAGGGCTCAGATATGGCCTTGTCCCCTTGGGTGATACAGTGGGTCAGCAGCTCCCACGAGTTTATGAAGCCCAGGAAAATGAAAAGATCATTGAGATACCCAATTTTGATCTTTCACTGATTCAGAAGGCTGTAGACACTGATGGAAATAAGTCTGAAATATTTGCTTTTATGAATGCATCTGGAGAAATACAGCATGTCCCCTTTATTTCCAGACAATACAACAAACAGAGCGGTGTATATACCCATGTAAGAAGAACTCCCATTCTTTTTACAGGAAGAATGACCAAAATGGGAATGATCTTTGTCCTCCTCTTTGCATTTGGCCTTGGTTATGGTTCAACCTTGGCAGAGCCTGCCCTAAATGCTCTTGGAAAAAATGTTGAAGAAATTACAGTCGGAACAGTCTCAAAAACAGGAGTTATCAGAGCTGTTTCTATTGGAGTAGGCCTGGGGCTGATGATTGGTGTTTTGAGAATCATATACAATATACCCATGGCCTGGCTTCTCATCCCTGCTTATCTCCTTCTTATTCTACTGACAATATTCAGTAGTAAAGAATTTACAGGAATTGCCTGGGACAGCGGCGGAGTCACCACTGGACCTATAACAGTACCTCTAGTCCTCTCTCTCGGGCTAGGAATAGGCGGAGCAATGGGAAAGGCTGACGGATTTGGCATCCTTGCTTTAGCCTCAGTATTTCCTATCCTATCGGTCCAGATCTATGGTTTTATGCTTTCACTCAAACGTAATAAATCAATGGCCGCGGTTGAACAGGAGAGTACAAATGAATCAAAATAA
- a CDS encoding carboxyl transferase domain-containing protein: protein MQKVILQENARIGIINRGEAALRFIRAVKEYNSLHGTDLKTVAFYIEAEMDAPFVKMADDVLLLSDLAEYPGKQKSPYLDHELMIQGIQKMKCNALWVGWGFVSEDAPFIEKIEALGLSFLGPGSEAMALLGDKIQAKDLAEKADVPILPWSRKAVKDLADAEKISQKIGYPVIVKASNAGGGRGIRFVRTPEELATQFKSAQEETLRITGNDIVFIEALVEKGRHLEVQCLADSHGTVNTFGVRDCSAQRKNQKIIEETPPVGLPETMLKDMEKAAERLITAAEYVGAGTVEYLFDLKRNEYYFMEVNTRLQVEHPITETLYSVDLVKGQIDVARGLKVDLRDRKPNGAVAEVRLNAEDPDRDFSPAPGYVKLFRAPAGPGIRVDSGIEEGSEIPSDFDSMVAKIIAHGPTRPEALARLEQALNSLKINIHNGTTNRAFLLELLSLPQIKQGGIHTGFVEELLETRTAQVHVEKTRAALLAAAVELYLTQFRTDYMNFEEEINRIGRPRTLSDAKGYEIILSNNGNSYKFQVRCVANSSYHINYEGEDLICTYMKGNQESLLIFQEKRYNILMVNRADMLQCEVDGFPVMLESESGGYVKSPSPAIVLSIQAKTGDKVKKGDVLVVLEAMKMEMLVESPADGIVSEICISGGAQITAGQPLVLLDIKDQEQQNEVSGSEPVNFPLESETVEDKTKRILAELDALFRGYDYGESAKGNFQEILNHLDENPGESPKVVSEVLRIMASFCAVEKLFTTIEINSDSYARPVSYQEMLTHYFLRHEEKKKGLPQIFVDDLETCTGFYHKEEATQDEKNRALYRIFQSHGRLSKKLEVLKRIFFSLQNMELTSQDRSRLSVLISQIIELTQTKDLSTADAALFARYKIIDALTVSQMRERQSQAIESMLRELTENGSSKSKISEDMQTIIDSSAEIMDRLCELALSDDDTGRALGMEALGRRMNRDREFITGKLLKSGTYWGYYCESRNLDLDIVHKNITTVIRDSDLCDSLIRDIADLGKHSGIKINCLIISQKPADTDYLNKAPWLTDERVLAFRLGWFCPTESKFYRSYEITAEGWVEQKLYRGFNPLEFRELRVIRLQNFDHKILYKSDTVTLLESTEKSNPKDKRLFALGSFSDPKPEWSNASISRMVMFESVFMDCVYAMRSVQARYKFRLQWNRIILHNRSLQNLKLIQMQEYGQKILPMTHDLGLEKIVVYTRRKRWSEDAIRELELIMSNMSQDQFTMRSRKPQSNNLLTQDLYTSKVVRARQRNMVYPYEFIKMITYAGLPLYKGFPRGDFEEYDIKINSDGTQSPVSVKDRNYGENESNMIFGLIRHPHIDQTTTLERVIILSDPTKDLGSLSEPECRRVIAALDLAEEKDIPVEWLPISSGAKIDMKTGTENLDWTASALKRIINFTQNGGEINIIVPGVNVGAQSYWNAEATMLMHTRGLLIMTDEASMLLTGKRALDFSGSVSGETNLDIGGAEKIMGPNGQSQIRARNLAEAYSILLNHYAYTYKIAGTKHPPRTKTDDPRDRDITKDKYNDFLDQGFKTIGDIFSMEKNPERKKPFDIRQVMESIIDRDAGYFERWQRMKDADTSIIWETRVGGIATGMIGIESRPLNRMGAIPHDGPENWTGGTLFPQSSRKVARGINAFSGRMPLMILANLSGFDGSPESLRNLQLEYGAEIGRAIVNFKGPIAFLVVARYHGGAYVVFSKALNPNLRAAALEGSFASVLGGAPAAAVVFPREVQKETFSDPRIAECVEQLNKKNCSQKEYDELYSSIYNEKQTALGQKFDQIHSVNRAKEVGSIDDIVNPKDIRPYLIQTIEEGMKL from the coding sequence ATGCAGAAGGTAATCCTACAAGAAAATGCCCGAATCGGAATCATTAACAGAGGTGAGGCAGCCCTGCGTTTTATAAGAGCTGTCAAAGAGTATAACAGCCTCCATGGAACTGATTTAAAGACAGTCGCTTTCTATATAGAAGCGGAAATGGATGCTCCCTTTGTCAAAATGGCAGATGATGTTCTTCTGTTGTCAGACTTAGCCGAATATCCGGGCAAACAGAAATCACCCTATCTTGATCATGAACTGATGATTCAGGGTATACAAAAAATGAAATGTAACGCCCTTTGGGTCGGCTGGGGATTCGTCTCAGAAGATGCCCCCTTTATAGAAAAAATAGAAGCCCTCGGCCTGTCCTTTCTGGGTCCGGGAAGTGAAGCCATGGCCCTTTTGGGTGATAAAATCCAGGCCAAAGACCTGGCTGAAAAGGCGGATGTTCCCATCCTTCCCTGGAGTCGGAAAGCCGTCAAAGACCTGGCTGATGCGGAGAAGATTTCTCAGAAGATCGGTTATCCCGTCATTGTAAAGGCTTCAAATGCAGGCGGCGGCCGGGGAATCCGTTTTGTCAGAACCCCGGAAGAGCTGGCTACCCAGTTCAAATCGGCACAGGAAGAAACCCTCCGGATCACAGGCAATGACATCGTCTTCATCGAGGCTCTTGTAGAAAAAGGGCGTCATTTGGAAGTTCAATGCCTCGCCGACAGCCATGGAACAGTCAACACTTTTGGTGTTAGAGACTGCTCAGCCCAACGTAAAAACCAGAAAATCATCGAAGAAACTCCACCTGTAGGACTCCCCGAAACCATGTTAAAAGACATGGAAAAAGCCGCGGAAAGACTGATTACGGCAGCAGAATATGTGGGAGCCGGTACAGTAGAATACCTCTTTGACTTGAAACGAAATGAGTACTACTTCATGGAAGTCAACACCCGGCTTCAGGTAGAACACCCTATCACAGAGACTCTCTACAGCGTCGATCTTGTGAAAGGACAGATAGACGTTGCCAGGGGATTAAAGGTTGACCTTCGGGACAGAAAACCCAACGGAGCCGTTGCGGAAGTCCGGCTCAATGCTGAAGACCCAGACAGAGACTTCAGCCCTGCACCGGGGTATGTGAAGCTGTTCAGGGCTCCCGCCGGCCCTGGTATCCGCGTGGATTCCGGAATAGAAGAAGGAAGTGAAATTCCATCTGACTTTGATTCCATGGTTGCCAAAATCATTGCCCATGGCCCCACCCGTCCAGAAGCCCTGGCTCGGCTGGAGCAGGCCCTGAATTCACTAAAAATCAATATACATAATGGAACAACAAACAGAGCCTTTCTCCTGGAACTCCTGAGTCTGCCCCAAATAAAACAGGGAGGAATCCACACTGGTTTTGTTGAGGAACTTCTGGAAACAAGAACGGCTCAAGTTCACGTGGAAAAAACAAGAGCCGCCTTACTGGCAGCTGCGGTAGAACTCTATCTTACCCAATTCCGCACGGATTATATGAACTTTGAAGAAGAAATCAACCGTATCGGCAGGCCCAGGACCCTCTCAGACGCCAAGGGATATGAAATAATCCTGTCTAACAACGGCAACAGCTATAAATTTCAGGTTCGCTGTGTGGCAAATAGCTCCTATCATATTAACTATGAGGGAGAGGATCTGATTTGCACCTATATGAAAGGGAATCAGGAATCTCTCCTGATATTTCAGGAAAAACGTTACAACATCCTGATGGTGAACAGAGCGGACATGCTTCAATGCGAAGTGGATGGGTTTCCTGTGATGCTTGAAAGTGAATCCGGAGGATATGTCAAGTCTCCCTCTCCAGCCATAGTCCTTTCCATACAGGCAAAAACAGGAGACAAAGTAAAAAAAGGGGATGTCCTGGTTGTCCTGGAAGCCATGAAGATGGAAATGCTGGTAGAATCTCCCGCAGATGGAATCGTCAGTGAGATCTGCATCTCAGGAGGAGCCCAGATTACGGCGGGACAGCCTCTGGTTCTTTTGGATATCAAGGATCAGGAACAGCAGAACGAGGTCTCAGGTTCTGAACCGGTAAACTTTCCTCTAGAAAGCGAAACAGTAGAGGATAAAACTAAGAGGATATTGGCAGAACTGGACGCACTATTTAGAGGATATGACTATGGGGAGTCCGCCAAAGGAAACTTTCAGGAGATACTCAACCACCTGGATGAAAATCCTGGAGAGAGTCCCAAAGTGGTTTCAGAGGTTCTCAGAATCATGGCCAGCTTCTGTGCGGTGGAAAAGCTCTTTACAACCATAGAAATCAATTCAGACAGCTATGCCCGGCCCGTCAGCTACCAGGAAATGTTGACACATTACTTCCTCAGACATGAGGAAAAGAAGAAGGGTCTCCCCCAAATATTTGTTGATGACCTTGAGACCTGTACCGGTTTTTACCACAAGGAAGAAGCCACGCAGGATGAGAAGAACCGGGCCCTTTATAGGATATTTCAGTCCCATGGAAGGTTAAGCAAGAAACTGGAAGTTTTGAAAAGGATCTTCTTCTCCCTTCAGAACATGGAGCTGACCTCCCAGGACCGTAGCCGATTGTCCGTACTGATCAGTCAGATTATCGAACTCACCCAAACCAAAGACCTTTCCACCGCCGATGCGGCCCTCTTTGCCCGATACAAGATCATCGATGCATTGACAGTATCACAAATGAGAGAACGTCAGAGTCAGGCAATTGAAAGCATGCTCAGAGAACTCACAGAAAACGGATCGTCTAAGAGTAAGATTTCAGAAGACATGCAGACGATCATCGACTCCTCAGCGGAGATCATGGATAGACTCTGCGAACTGGCCCTGAGCGATGATGACACGGGAAGAGCCTTGGGTATGGAGGCCCTGGGCAGGCGGATGAACAGAGATAGAGAGTTTATCACAGGCAAACTCCTGAAATCCGGCACATACTGGGGATACTACTGCGAGAGCCGAAATCTGGATCTGGATATCGTTCATAAGAATATAACCACAGTCATCAGAGATTCAGACCTTTGTGACAGCTTGATCAGGGACATTGCCGATCTGGGGAAACACAGTGGAATCAAGATAAACTGTCTGATTATTTCACAGAAACCCGCCGATACAGACTATCTGAATAAGGCTCCCTGGCTAACAGATGAAAGAGTCCTGGCTTTCCGTCTGGGATGGTTCTGTCCCACAGAAAGCAAATTCTACCGCTCCTATGAAATCACAGCAGAGGGATGGGTTGAACAAAAGCTCTACAGAGGATTCAATCCCCTGGAATTCAGGGAACTGAGAGTCATTCGTCTGCAGAATTTTGATCATAAGATCCTCTATAAGTCGGATACGGTGACCCTCTTAGAATCGACAGAAAAAAGCAATCCGAAGGATAAGAGGCTCTTTGCCCTGGGCAGTTTTTCAGACCCGAAACCGGAATGGTCAAATGCTTCCATTAGCCGGATGGTCATGTTTGAGTCGGTCTTTATGGACTGCGTCTATGCCATGAGATCTGTCCAGGCCCGGTATAAATTCCGCCTCCAATGGAACAGGATCATCCTTCATAACCGCTCACTCCAAAACCTGAAGCTAATACAAATGCAGGAATACGGACAGAAGATCCTGCCCATGACCCATGATTTAGGCCTTGAAAAGATAGTGGTTTACACCCGACGAAAACGTTGGAGCGAAGACGCCATCAGGGAACTGGAACTCATCATGTCCAACATGTCCCAGGACCAGTTCACCATGCGTTCTCGAAAACCACAATCCAACAATCTGCTCACCCAGGACCTCTACACAAGCAAGGTTGTGCGGGCCCGTCAGCGGAACATGGTTTATCCCTATGAGTTTATCAAGATGATCACCTATGCGGGACTCCCCCTGTACAAGGGATTTCCCCGGGGTGACTTTGAAGAGTATGATATCAAAATCAACAGTGACGGAACCCAGAGTCCTGTGTCAGTGAAAGACCGGAACTATGGCGAAAATGAGTCCAACATGATTTTCGGACTGATCCGTCACCCTCATATAGACCAAACAACAACCCTCGAAAGGGTCATCATCCTCTCTGATCCCACAAAGGACCTTGGTTCTCTGTCAGAACCGGAATGCAGGAGGGTCATAGCCGCCCTGGACCTGGCCGAAGAAAAGGATATTCCCGTAGAATGGCTTCCCATCTCTTCGGGTGCCAAAATAGATATGAAAACCGGCACAGAAAACCTGGACTGGACGGCATCGGCCCTCAAACGGATCATCAATTTTACCCAAAATGGAGGCGAAATCAATATCATCGTTCCGGGGGTCAATGTTGGAGCCCAATCCTACTGGAATGCCGAAGCAACGATGCTGATGCACACCCGGGGACTTCTGATTATGACAGATGAGGCCTCTATGCTCCTCACGGGAAAAAGGGCTTTGGATTTTTCCGGTTCAGTATCGGGAGAAACCAATCTGGATATTGGAGGAGCTGAGAAGATTATGGGTCCCAATGGGCAATCTCAGATCAGAGCCCGCAACTTGGCAGAAGCCTACAGCATCCTCTTAAACCACTATGCCTACACGTATAAAATAGCCGGAACAAAGCATCCCCCCCGGACAAAAACGGATGATCCCAGAGACAGGGATATTACCAAGGACAAATACAATGACTTTCTGGATCAGGGATTCAAGACCATCGGTGATATATTCAGCATGGAGAAGAATCCGGAAAGGAAAAAGCCCTTTGATATCCGTCAGGTCATGGAGTCTATCATAGACCGAGATGCCGGATATTTTGAGCGGTGGCAGAGGATGAAAGATGCGGATACTTCGATCATCTGGGAAACCAGAGTGGGTGGTATCGCCACAGGAATGATCGGCATAGAAAGCCGCCCACTAAACAGAATGGGGGCCATTCCACATGATGGACCAGAAAACTGGACAGGTGGTACTCTCTTCCCCCAGTCCTCCAGAAAGGTCGCCCGTGGAATTAATGCTTTTTCAGGAAGGATGCCTTTAATGATTCTGGCCAATCTTTCAGGTTTTGACGGTTCCCCCGAGAGCCTCCGCAACCTCCAGCTGGAATACGGAGCGGAAATCGGACGCGCCATCGTCAACTTCAAGGGACCCATTGCCTTCCTAGTGGTGGCACGGTATCACGGCGGGGCCTACGTGGTCTTCTCCAAAGCGCTGAATCCCAACCTCAGGGCAGCCGCTCTGGAAGGCTCCTTTGCTTCCGTTTTGGGTGGAGCTCCCGCCGCGGCAGTTGTCTTTCCAAGGGAAGTACAAAAAGAGACATTCTCTGATCCTAGAATAGCCGAATGCGTCGAACAATTGAACAAGAAGAACTGTTCACAGAAAGAGTATGATGAACTCTACAGTTCTATCTACAATGAGAAGCAAACCGCTTTAGGACAAAAGTTTGACCAGATTCATTCGGTAAACAGAGCAAAAGAGGTGGGTTCAATCGACGATATTGTCAACCCGAAAGACATCAGGCCCTACCTGATTCAAACAATAGAAGAGGGCATGAAGCTCTGA
- a CDS encoding NAD(P)/FAD-dependent oxidoreductase, which yields MKKSISYYDYIIIGASKAGLTAATVLREIQKDAAILIINGEDRLPYKRTHLTKFLARGFDTDDFALEKRAWFQEQCIDLLDSPAQSIDSKEKSLRCADDKKYFWGTLLLATGAVPKELSIPGHQWLSHLRTARDTESIRAKLLQCKDVLVLGQGVEGVELAEQCSRLGLTVTLIGRDDRLMKRWLDESQSARLLALLEQKGVRCIFGQSPCEIGKEGEGYTMKCDNQQFHGDMILSSTGICGNPVLAEDLGIYAQTGVPTDLYCQTEIPGIYAAGDVVQTPPGWPTGLWHWAEYLGTVAAMNMGGQKQMMENRPTRLKSEPFGSFYYSMSYQEVQSSDKSDVFMDNDRGYVRIFSREGRSISALMTGLGKGISKILDAGVKIGKAPGKIFATIEEAMKDGE from the coding sequence ATGAAAAAATCCATATCCTATTACGATTATATCATCATTGGAGCCTCCAAAGCGGGACTAACGGCGGCTACTGTATTAAGAGAGATACAGAAAGACGCAGCAATTCTCATTATAAACGGAGAAGACAGGCTTCCTTATAAAAGAACCCATTTAACCAAATTTCTAGCTAGGGGTTTTGACACCGATGATTTTGCTTTGGAAAAGAGGGCTTGGTTTCAGGAACAGTGTATTGATCTATTGGACTCTCCGGCTCAAAGCATCGATAGTAAAGAAAAGTCCCTTCGTTGTGCGGATGATAAGAAATATTTCTGGGGGACTCTTCTCCTGGCTACCGGTGCCGTACCAAAAGAGTTGTCCATACCGGGCCATCAATGGTTAAGTCATCTGAGAACTGCCCGGGATACAGAATCTATCAGAGCCAAGCTGCTTCAATGCAAAGACGTTCTGGTTCTGGGACAGGGCGTAGAAGGGGTGGAGCTGGCGGAGCAGTGTTCCCGCTTGGGGCTGACTGTGACCCTCATCGGCCGGGATGACAGGTTGATGAAGCGTTGGTTGGATGAATCTCAATCAGCCAGACTTCTGGCGCTGCTAGAACAAAAGGGTGTCCGTTGTATTTTCGGACAGTCTCCCTGTGAAATCGGTAAAGAAGGGGAGGGGTATACCATGAAATGTGACAATCAACAGTTCCATGGGGATATGATTCTCTCTTCCACAGGCATTTGTGGAAATCCTGTGCTGGCGGAAGACCTGGGAATCTATGCTCAGACTGGTGTGCCTACAGACCTGTATTGCCAGACTGAAATTCCCGGAATATATGCGGCAGGCGATGTTGTTCAGACACCCCCCGGATGGCCTACAGGCCTCTGGCACTGGGCAGAGTATTTGGGTACTGTCGCAGCGATGAATATGGGCGGTCAAAAACAGATGATGGAAAACAGGCCCACCAGGCTCAAGAGTGAACCCTTTGGAAGTTTTTATTATTCCATGTCCTATCAGGAAGTGCAAAGCTCAGACAAATCTGATGTGTTTATGGACAATGACCGCGGCTATGTGAGGATTTTTTCCCGCGAAGGCAGGAGTATCTCTGCTCTCATGACGGGATTAGGGAAAGGCATTTCAAAAATCCTTGATGCAGGAGTCAAAATAGGAAAAGCTCCCGGAAAAATATTTGCTACCATTGAAGAGGCGATGAAGGACGGAGAATGA
- a CDS encoding DUF4395 domain-containing protein: protein MNILSIPQKVNSNVVRLVGGQVFLLSIVYILLRQAVIPAFLLLDFMIRAAGRPRFSILAQVAVLLAKIFGLKEKPIFFSPKRFAAGIGVVLTASTLIAFMAGAVSLSLGIISILGIFSFLEGVFGFCAGCKIYGFLMMKNIIPDRFCEVCAH from the coding sequence ATGAATATTTTAAGCATTCCCCAAAAAGTAAATTCTAATGTGGTACGGCTGGTAGGAGGGCAGGTATTTCTCCTCTCTATTGTTTATATTCTCCTAAGACAAGCTGTTATTCCTGCATTTTTACTGTTGGATTTTATGATCCGTGCCGCAGGACGGCCCCGATTCAGCATCCTGGCTCAGGTGGCAGTCCTTCTGGCCAAAATATTTGGCCTCAAAGAAAAACCTATCTTCTTCTCCCCTAAGAGATTTGCCGCCGGGATTGGTGTGGTTTTGACCGCGTCCACTCTCATTGCCTTCATGGCCGGCGCAGTGAGCTTAAGCTTGGGGATCATCTCTATATTGGGTATTTTTTCATTCTTGGAAGGGGTTTTTGGATTTTGTGCGGGTTGTAAAATCTATGGTTTCTTGATGATGAAAAACATAATTCCCGACAGATTTTGTGAAGTTTGTGCACACTAA
- a CDS encoding P-II family nitrogen regulator, whose product MFIITALVQPQKFEDVKKALFEADVHKMTVTSAKGCGQQKGYDESFRGVHSEIVLRNKLQIEIAVNQEFLEPTIDAIIKGARTGNIGDGKIFVTELKECVRIRTGERGQDAIG is encoded by the coding sequence ATGTTTATAATTACCGCTTTGGTTCAACCGCAAAAATTTGAAGATGTTAAAAAGGCTCTATTTGAAGCTGATGTTCATAAAATGACAGTGACTTCAGCCAAGGGATGCGGCCAGCAGAAAGGATATGATGAGTCTTTTAGAGGTGTTCATTCTGAAATCGTTCTCAGAAACAAACTCCAGATAGAAATTGCCGTCAACCAAGAGTTTTTAGAACCTACCATCGATGCCATTATAAAGGGAGCGCGGACGGGTAACATCGGGGATGGAAAGATCTTTGTCACCGAGTTAAAGGAGTGCGTCCGTATCAGAACCGGAGAAAGAGGTCAGGACGCCATTGGTTAG